Proteins encoded by one window of Macaca mulatta isolate MMU2019108-1 chromosome 10, T2T-MMU8v2.0, whole genome shotgun sequence:
- the LOC144332205 gene encoding uncharacterized protein LOC144332205: MWFGGARQLSRCESSRAVETLLRCVESNQNGIGQELWRLTTGREVTRARRLSSSEPGAQVPELPVKPRDLRASAPRCRAPVLAATARLPALAGTETASNSVRTCPRAPELTSPGGGQLGGSTWGKGRGRKGTPGGGPTGYQGWTHRHGHVGVLPGFWRSWSGGQAACSLAGDVLGCLRRTSGGPQDGRKRKEFKN; encoded by the coding sequence ATGTGGTTCGGAGGTGCGCGCCAACTTTCACGTTGTGAGAGCAGCCGCGCTGTAGAGACACTGCTGCGATGTGTGGAAAGTAATCAGAATGGGATTGGGCAAGAACTCTGGAGACTGACCACCGGGAGGGAAGTCACGCGCGCGCGGCGCCTAAGCAGCTCAGAGCCGGGAGCCCAGGTCCCAGAGCTGCCAGTGAAGCCGCGGGACCTCCGCGCCAGTGCCCCCCGCTGCCGCGCGCCAGTCTTGGCCGCCACAGCCCGCCTCCCGGCGCTTGCCGGGACAGAGACCGCCTCAAACAGCGTGCGCACCTGCCCGCGCGCGCCGGAGCTGACCTCTCCCGGCGGCGGGCAGTTGGGGGGAAGTACTTGGGGGAAAGGTAGGGGACGTAAGGGGACCCCTGGGGGTGGCCCTACGGGCTACCAGGGTTGGACGCACAGGCATGGTCACGTCGGGGTATTGCCAGGCTTTTGGCGCAGCTGGTCAGGTGGCCAGGCTGCATGCAGCTTAGCAGGAGACGTCCTGGGCTGTTTGCGCAGGACCTCTGGAGGCCCTCAAGATGGTCGCAAGCGGAAAG
- the LOC144329396 gene encoding neuroendocrine secretory protein 55, which translates to MDRRSRAHQWRRARHNYNDLCPPIGRRAATALLWLSCSIALLRALATSNARAQQRAAAQQRRSFLNAHHRSGAQVFPESPESESDYEHEEADLDLSLPECLEYEEEFDYETESETESEIESETDFETEPETAPTTEPETEPEDERGPVVPKHSTFGQSLTQRLHALKLRSPDASPSRAPPSTQEPQSPSEGEELKPEDKDPRAPEESEEPKKEKQRRRCKPKKPTRRDASPESPSKKGPIPIRRH; encoded by the coding sequence ATGGATCGGAGGTCCCGGGCTCATCAGTGGCGCCGAGCTCGCCATAATTACAACGACCTGTGCCCACCCATAGGCCGCCGGGCAGCCACCGCGCTCCTCTGGCTCTCCTGCTCCATCGCGCTCCTCCGCGCCCTTGCCACCTCCAACGCCCGTGCCCAGCAGCGCGCGGCTGCCCAGCAGCGCCGGAGCTTCCTTAACGCCCACCACCGCTCCGGCGCCCAGGTATTCCCTGAGTCCCCCGAATCGGAATCTGACTACGAGCACGAGGAGGCAGACCTTGATCTGTCCCTTCCCGAGTGCCTAGAGTACGAGGAAGAGTTCGACTACGAGACCGAGAGCGAGACCGAGTCCGAAATCGAGTCCGAGACCGACTTCGAGACCGAGCCTGAGACCGCCCCCACCACTGAGCCCGAGACCGAGCCGGAAGACGAGCGCGGCCCGGTGGTGCCCAAGCACTCCACCTTCGGCCAGTCCCTCACCCAGCGCCTGCACGCTCTCAAGTTGCGAAGCCCCGACGCCTCCCCAAGTCGCGCGCCGCCCAGCACTCAGGAGCCCCAGAGCCCCAGCGAGGGGGAGGAGCTCAAGCCCGAGGACAAAGATCCAAGGGCCCCCGAAGAGTCTGAGGAGCCCAAGAAGGAGAAGCAGCGGCGCCGCTGCAAGCCTAAGAAGCCCACCCGCCGTGACGCGTCCCCGGAGTCCCCTTCCAAAAAGGGACCCATCCCCATCCGGCGTCACTAA